The Limanda limanda chromosome 20, fLimLim1.1, whole genome shotgun sequence genome has a segment encoding these proteins:
- the ube2wb gene encoding probable ubiquitin-conjugating enzyme E2 W-B, which produces MWERGGVFMMASMQKRLQKELLALQNDPPPGMTLNEKSVQNCITQWIVDMEGATGTLYEGEKFQLLFKFSARYPFESPQVMFTGENVPVHPHVYSNGHICLSILTEDWSPALSVQAVCLSIISMLSSCKEKRRPPDNSFYVRTCNKNPKKTKWWYHDDTC; this is translated from the exons ATGTGGGAGCGAGGGGGGGTTTTCATGATGGCGTCGATGCAG AAGAGGCTACAGAAGGAATTATTAGCCCTGCAAAATGATCCACCCCCTGGGATGACGCTCAACGAAAAAAGTGTTCAGAACTGCATCACACA GTGGATTGTAGACATGGAGGGAGCTACTGGCACACTGTATGAAGGAGAGAAATTTCAGTTGCTTTTTAAATTTAGTGCTCGATATCCTTTTGAGTCACCTCAG GTTATGTTCACAGGAGAGAATGTACCTGTCCATCCTCATGTGTATAGCAACGgtcacatctgtctgtccattcTAACGGAAGATTGGTCTCCAGCCCTCTCAGTGCAAGCAGTTTGTCTTAGCATTATCAGCATGTTGTCCAGCTGCAAAGAAAAG agaCGACCGCCTGATAACTCGTTTTACGTCAGAACGTGTAACAAAAATCCAAAGAAGACAAAATGGTGGTATCATG ATGATACATGCTAA